A DNA window from Schistocerca americana isolate TAMUIC-IGC-003095 chromosome 4, iqSchAmer2.1, whole genome shotgun sequence contains the following coding sequences:
- the LOC124613382 gene encoding glycine-rich cell wall structural protein-like codes for MTRLLVILPLLLCLAAWATAQFGGGYGRPGFGGGGFGGPGYGGYPGNYGRYPGNYYNGGGYRPNFGPGGGFRPGYGYGGGYNGYGGGGFGR; via the coding sequence GTAATCTTGCCGCTGCTGCTGTGTCTGGCCGCCTGGGCAACCGCGCAGTTCGGCGGCGGCTACGGCAGGCCTGGCTTCGGCGGCGGTGGCTTCGGAGGGCCCGGCTACGGCGGTTACCCAGGCAACTACGGGCGTTACCCGGGCAACTACTACAACGGCGGCGGCTACAGGCCGAACTTCGGTCCCGGGGGCGGCTTCCGGCCTGGATATGGATACGGCGGTGGATACAATGGGTACGGTGGCGGGGGCTTTGGCCGCTGA